The following are from one region of the Halobellus limi genome:
- a CDS encoding hydantoinase B/oxoprolinase family protein, protein MTMDAEEVIQERQIDPVTLQVIGGELDTIAQEMGHKLIRSAYSSIIRESEDIGSGILTAEGKQIAEGDFTPMQVGTLIASVEGMFETFEERGQDPDEVINEGDVFIHNHPHYGAAHSPDIAVITPVFYEGEHIAWTATNAHHLDIGAATPGLAVDLEDVYAEGTLFKATKVYDQGERVDEIWNLIEENVRTPRVVLGDLQAQISSCEVGKERFLGLVEEHGYEHILQASEDLMHYGESLMRKEIEKVPDGTYHETGYLDDDGRNRDERLKVDVELTVDGGDLTIDLSGSEDEVMTGYNVPFRGSAEPASYFIVRAILTDTATHDEYIPQNSGTFAPIHVEAREGSLFNPSMPRSAFARINQVDLLGDLILKAFSNAVPEKTAAGSGPHCYFISYSGVDENDEYWVYIEVNESAYGGRPESDGLDAVDALVHNTQNRPVEDIELSHPLRIEHYRLREETAGAGEHRGGHGHERMVKFLSDSTITIEGDGNKYGSWGFDGGKGAPSGELKHIKPDGEEITLPSKVSGYKFESGDKFSIKSISGGGYGDPYDRPEQKVYEDYRDGYITKESAREEYGVVIEDGEVDSEATRRLRNA, encoded by the coding sequence ATGACAATGGATGCCGAAGAAGTAATACAGGAACGACAGATCGACCCGGTGACGCTGCAGGTCATCGGTGGCGAACTCGATACGATCGCCCAGGAGATGGGACACAAACTGATTCGGTCAGCGTACTCGTCGATCATCCGGGAGAGCGAGGACATTGGATCCGGGATCCTGACCGCCGAGGGAAAGCAGATCGCGGAGGGCGATTTCACGCCGATGCAGGTGGGAACGCTCATCGCGTCCGTCGAGGGGATGTTCGAGACCTTCGAGGAACGCGGTCAGGATCCCGACGAGGTCATCAACGAGGGCGACGTGTTCATTCACAACCACCCTCACTACGGTGCGGCCCACTCGCCCGACATCGCGGTCATTACGCCGGTTTTCTACGAGGGAGAGCACATTGCGTGGACGGCGACGAACGCACACCACCTCGATATCGGGGCGGCGACGCCCGGTCTGGCGGTCGACCTCGAGGACGTCTACGCCGAGGGGACACTGTTCAAGGCGACGAAGGTCTACGATCAGGGCGAGCGAGTCGACGAGATCTGGAACCTGATCGAAGAGAACGTGCGGACGCCCCGCGTGGTTTTGGGCGACCTCCAGGCGCAGATCTCCTCGTGTGAGGTCGGTAAAGAGCGGTTCCTCGGGCTGGTCGAAGAGCACGGCTACGAGCACATTCTCCAGGCCAGCGAGGACCTGATGCATTACGGCGAATCGCTGATGCGCAAAGAGATCGAGAAGGTCCCCGACGGAACGTACCACGAGACGGGGTACCTCGACGACGACGGTCGAAACCGAGACGAGCGTCTGAAGGTGGACGTAGAACTCACCGTCGACGGCGGTGACCTCACGATAGACCTCAGCGGATCCGAAGACGAGGTCATGACGGGGTACAACGTCCCGTTCAGGGGATCCGCCGAACCGGCCTCGTACTTCATCGTTCGAGCGATCCTGACAGATACGGCCACTCACGACGAGTACATCCCACAGAACTCGGGGACGTTCGCACCGATACACGTAGAAGCGAGAGAGGGCAGTCTGTTCAACCCGAGTATGCCTCGGTCGGCGTTCGCCCGAATCAATCAGGTGGATCTGTTAGGCGATCTCATTCTGAAGGCGTTCAGCAACGCGGTTCCAGAGAAGACCGCCGCCGGGTCGGGACCGCACTGCTACTTCATCAGTTACTCGGGCGTGGACGAGAACGACGAGTACTGGGTGTACATCGAGGTCAACGAGAGCGCGTACGGTGGACGCCCCGAATCCGACGGACTCGACGCCGTCGACGCGCTGGTACACAACACCCAAAATCGGCCGGTCGAGGACATAGAGCTCTCACATCCCCTCCGGATCGAACATTACCGCCTCCGCGAGGAAACGGCCGGCGCCGGCGAACACCGCGGCGGTCACGGTCACGAGCGGATGGTGAAGTTCCTGAGCGACTCGACGATCACGATCGAGGGAGACGGGAACAAATACGGCTCCTGGGGATTCGACGGCGGGAAGGGCGCCCCGTCCGGCGAGCTCAAACACATCAAACCCGACGGAGAAGAGATCACCTTGCCGTCGAAGGTCTCCGGGTACAAGTTCGAGTCCGGCGACAAGTTCTCCATCAAGAGCATTAGCGGCGGGGGCTACGGCGATCCGTACGATCGGCCCGAACAGAAGGTCTACGAGGACTACCGTGACGGGTACATCACGAAAGAGTCCGCACGCGAGGAGTACGGTGTCGTGATCGAGGACGGTGAGGTGGACTCCGAAGCGACGCGGCGCCTCCGAAACGCCTGA
- a CDS encoding GcvT family protein produces the protein MSRSDFPSTAGTVVIGAGIVGSSLVGELAERGRDDILLIDKGPLSDPGGSTGHASNFIFPVEHSKDMTKITSDSRDIYREFGVFTNSGGIEVARTEERMEELKRRVVSAKAFGEDAELLTPEEVEELVPYVNTDIIKGGFYSTDAGTCDPLRAGELYRQQAKDAGALRTAPNTEVTDLRVEDGEITAVETEKGTVEADEVVIAAGLWSPKIADMAGVDIPLTPAVHQMVSVGPIERFEEGPEGEINYPVVRDMDTQMYERQHGNDIEVGSYEHRPILWDVEDVPSIEESPLSPTQPPLTEDAFEKSMEHALEIIPDLLDDPDAGIRHSIDGLLSVTPDGHPLLGPIPEVDGLWSCAAIWIKEAPAIAREVSKWMTKGHPDIDIVAHDHVARFDEYGETDQFVESRAHEGFQKIYDIVHPREQWQSTRPLRTSAFYNRQEDLDAEFFEAGGWERPRWFESNADLVDKYEDQIEDLQRPNEWDNRWWSDIILGEHLHLRNNVGMIGDTGFGIFDIIGSDAYENMERLCVASMDIEVGDASYTPILAPNAGFVADLTVARLGKNHYRVITGGSHAGQDKTWFGDHLEGDAELIGRSSELCTLGVWGPNAEALMDSISEEPMTADSFDFAEMKDVTINGVSAKALRISYVGEFGWEIYAPMDRGQRLWDTVYEAGQEHDIRPVGTGVYGETGRMEKGYRLMGAELEIDYNPAEAGLTFHGVKDADFIGKDAYAEAIDEENAATLCTLSVTDHAPEGGEPRFMTGGEPILDQDGEVLIDEEGRRSYVTSAGTGPSVGKHLLLSYLPQEYAEEGRELQVEYFGQHYPVEVEVAGNGGVFDPENDRLFRNEY, from the coding sequence ATGAGTCGTAGCGACTTTCCTTCGACGGCAGGTACCGTAGTGATCGGAGCCGGCATCGTCGGCAGCTCCCTCGTAGGCGAACTCGCCGAACGCGGCAGAGACGACATCCTCCTGATCGACAAGGGGCCCCTATCGGACCCCGGCGGCTCGACCGGCCACGCCTCCAACTTCATCTTCCCCGTCGAACACAGCAAGGATATGACCAAGATCACCTCCGACAGCCGGGACATCTACCGCGAGTTCGGGGTGTTTACCAACTCCGGCGGGATCGAGGTCGCTCGAACCGAGGAGCGGATGGAGGAACTCAAGCGCCGCGTCGTCTCCGCGAAGGCCTTCGGTGAAGACGCCGAACTCCTCACGCCCGAGGAGGTCGAGGAACTCGTCCCCTACGTCAACACCGACATCATCAAGGGCGGCTTCTACAGCACGGATGCCGGCACCTGTGACCCGCTCCGCGCCGGCGAACTCTACCGCCAGCAGGCGAAGGACGCCGGTGCGCTCCGTACCGCACCCAACACGGAAGTGACGGACCTCCGCGTCGAGGACGGCGAGATCACCGCCGTCGAGACCGAGAAAGGAACCGTCGAGGCCGACGAGGTCGTCATCGCCGCCGGCCTCTGGAGCCCCAAAATCGCAGATATGGCCGGCGTCGACATTCCCCTGACTCCCGCCGTCCACCAGATGGTCTCTGTCGGACCCATCGAACGCTTCGAAGAGGGTCCGGAAGGCGAGATCAACTACCCGGTCGTCCGGGACATGGACACCCAGATGTACGAGCGCCAGCACGGCAACGACATCGAGGTCGGCTCCTACGAGCACCGGCCCATCCTCTGGGACGTTGAGGACGTCCCCTCCATCGAGGAGTCGCCGCTCTCGCCCACCCAACCGCCCCTGACCGAGGATGCCTTCGAGAAGTCTATGGAGCACGCTCTGGAGATCATTCCGGACCTTCTCGATGATCCGGACGCGGGTATCCGACACTCCATCGACGGGCTGCTCTCCGTCACGCCGGACGGCCACCCGCTCTTGGGTCCGATTCCCGAGGTCGACGGGTTGTGGTCGTGTGCGGCCATCTGGATCAAGGAAGCGCCCGCGATCGCGCGGGAGGTCTCGAAGTGGATGACGAAGGGCCACCCCGACATCGACATCGTCGCCCACGACCACGTCGCCCGCTTCGACGAGTACGGCGAGACCGACCAGTTCGTCGAGAGCCGCGCTCACGAGGGGTTCCAGAAGATCTACGACATCGTCCACCCCCGCGAGCAGTGGCAGTCCACTCGCCCGCTCCGGACGAGCGCCTTCTACAACCGTCAAGAGGATCTCGACGCCGAGTTCTTCGAGGCTGGCGGTTGGGAGCGCCCGCGCTGGTTCGAGTCGAACGCGGATCTGGTCGACAAATACGAAGATCAGATCGAGGATCTTCAACGTCCGAACGAGTGGGACAATCGGTGGTGGTCGGACATCATCCTCGGTGAGCACCTGCACTTGCGGAACAACGTCGGGATGATCGGCGATACCGGCTTCGGGATCTTCGACATCATCGGGAGCGACGCCTACGAGAATATGGAGCGGCTCTGCGTCGCGTCGATGGACATCGAGGTCGGGGATGCGTCGTACACGCCGATTCTGGCGCCGAACGCGGGGTTCGTCGCGGACCTGACCGTCGCGCGTCTCGGGAAGAATCACTACCGGGTGATCACCGGCGGTTCGCACGCGGGCCAGGACAAGACGTGGTTCGGCGACCACTTGGAAGGCGACGCCGAACTCATCGGTCGCTCCTCGGAACTGTGCACGCTGGGCGTGTGGGGGCCGAACGCGGAAGCGCTGATGGACTCCATCAGTGAGGAGCCGATGACGGCCGACTCCTTCGACTTCGCGGAGATGAAGGACGTCACGATCAACGGCGTGTCCGCGAAAGCGCTGCGGATCTCCTACGTGGGCGAGTTCGGGTGGGAGATCTACGCGCCGATGGACCGGGGCCAGCGCCTCTGGGACACGGTCTACGAGGCGGGCCAAGAGCACGACATCCGGCCGGTCGGGACGGGCGTCTACGGCGAGACGGGTCGGATGGAGAAGGGCTACCGGCTGATGGGCGCGGAGCTCGAAATCGATTACAACCCCGCGGAAGCGGGGCTGACGTTCCACGGGGTGAAGGACGCGGACTTCATCGGGAAGGACGCGTACGCGGAAGCGATCGACGAGGAGAACGCGGCGACGCTGTGTACGCTGTCCGTCACGGACCACGCGCCGGAGGGCGGCGAGCCGCGGTTTATGACGGGCGGCGAGCCGATCCTCGATCAGGACGGCGAGGTGCTCATCGACGAGGAGGGCCGTCGCTCGTACGTGACGTCGGCGGGGACGGGCCCGTCGGTGGGCAAGCACCTGCTGCTGTCGTACCTGCCTCAGGAGTACGCCGAAGAGGGCCGGGAACTGCAGGTGGAGTACTTCGGCCAGCACTACCCGGTGGAAGTCGAGGTCGCGGGCAACGGCGGGGTCTTCGATCCGGAGAACGACCGGCTGTTCCGCAACGAGTACTAA
- a CDS encoding metal-dependent hydrolase family protein, translating into MSEYELLLYGDVWDAKRGRQRGKWVAVEGDEIEGVYDEKPGPAAEVKEVELVTPGLIDLHVHLVWDGTGDPVETLRRQSEQEQTIHAVAMAREQVEGGVTTVRDIGSTHDIAISVADASRRGDITGPRIYASGQTIIISGGHDPFWGMESDGVDAVRSSVRKQRDKGARVIKISATGGVYGQAVGEDPGMSELSREEVIAAVEEAHRFDIPVAVHAVGTEGIENSIEAGVDTLEHGNLMTSESLEKMVEKDIAYEPTLYIYKTVAEGEGDIPQYAYENAQRVSDRHWEVFEEAIESDVRILAGSDAGSPNIPHPALHHELRCLVDGGMTEEEALTAATSTPAEELGRPELGVLEEGTPADIVGFADDPLADIDVTGSPSVVVADGDVVTE; encoded by the coding sequence ATGAGCGAGTACGAGTTGTTGCTGTACGGTGACGTGTGGGACGCAAAGCGTGGTCGACAGCGTGGCAAGTGGGTCGCCGTCGAAGGTGACGAGATCGAGGGCGTGTACGACGAAAAGCCCGGTCCCGCGGCGGAGGTCAAGGAGGTTGAACTCGTCACACCGGGCCTCATCGACCTTCACGTCCACCTCGTGTGGGACGGCACCGGCGATCCCGTCGAAACCCTCAGGCGGCAGTCCGAACAGGAACAGACGATTCACGCGGTCGCGATGGCCCGCGAACAGGTCGAAGGCGGCGTGACGACCGTCAGGGACATCGGAAGCACGCACGACATCGCCATCAGCGTCGCCGACGCCTCCCGCCGAGGGGACATCACGGGACCGAGGATCTACGCGAGCGGCCAGACGATCATCATCAGCGGCGGCCACGATCCGTTCTGGGGAATGGAAAGCGACGGGGTCGACGCCGTTCGCTCCAGCGTCCGAAAGCAGCGTGACAAGGGCGCGCGTGTGATCAAGATCAGCGCGACCGGGGGCGTGTACGGGCAGGCCGTCGGCGAGGATCCCGGGATGTCGGAACTCTCACGCGAGGAGGTCATCGCTGCCGTCGAGGAGGCTCACCGGTTCGATATCCCCGTCGCCGTCCACGCCGTCGGGACCGAAGGGATCGAGAACTCCATCGAGGCGGGCGTGGACACCCTCGAACACGGGAATCTGATGACGAGCGAGAGTCTGGAGAAGATGGTCGAGAAGGACATCGCCTACGAACCGACCCTCTACATCTACAAGACCGTGGCCGAGGGCGAGGGCGACATCCCTCAGTACGCCTACGAGAACGCGCAGAGGGTGTCCGACCGTCACTGGGAAGTGTTCGAGGAGGCGATCGAAAGCGACGTTCGCATCCTGGCGGGGAGCGACGCCGGCTCGCCCAACATTCCGCATCCGGCGCTGCACCACGAACTGCGGTGTCTGGTCGACGGCGGGATGACGGAGGAAGAGGCGCTCACCGCTGCGACGAGCACGCCCGCGGAGGAACTCGGCCGCCCCGAACTGGGCGTCCTGGAGGAAGGAACGCCGGCGGACATCGTCGGATTCGCCGACGACCCCCTCGCCGACATCGACGTCACCGGGTCGCCCTCGGTGGTCGTCGCAGACGGCGACGTAGTGACGGAGTAG